The Leucobacter rhizosphaerae genome includes a region encoding these proteins:
- a CDS encoding dipeptidase, which yields MLYVDSLLCTPLERETPSHRPALEALAAGGVGCVTVTVGFWEDATESMDQLVKWRYMAEDNADLVEIAFTAADIRRIADSGRCAIVLGFQNVSFLQGRLGYVELFARMGTRVGQLTYNIQSDIGGSCYEPSDSGLTRYGKYVVREMNRCGMVIDLSHVGNTTTLDAIEHSLDPVAITHSNPSTLAAHPRNKPDEVLDALRDRGGMIGLSVYRNLVGEYTTAQKWSELVAWTVDRMGIEHVGIGTDFDQTGGMPYLEWMRQGRWAREIQYGAGSKTNSGPQEGSGWFDDPTQFPNAEACLRDRGFDEREVALIMGENWLDFYGRTFKEL from the coding sequence ATGTTGTACGTAGATAGCCTGCTTTGCACACCCCTCGAGCGAGAGACGCCGTCGCATCGCCCCGCACTCGAAGCGCTCGCCGCGGGAGGTGTGGGCTGCGTGACGGTGACGGTCGGCTTCTGGGAGGACGCCACCGAGTCGATGGATCAACTCGTCAAGTGGCGGTACATGGCCGAGGACAACGCCGATCTCGTCGAGATCGCCTTCACGGCTGCCGACATCCGTCGCATCGCCGACTCGGGTCGATGCGCGATCGTGCTGGGATTCCAGAACGTGTCGTTCCTGCAGGGGCGCCTCGGCTACGTCGAGCTCTTCGCCCGCATGGGCACGCGCGTCGGACAGCTCACCTACAACATCCAGTCCGACATCGGAGGGTCCTGCTACGAACCGTCCGATTCCGGGCTGACCCGCTACGGCAAATACGTGGTGCGGGAGATGAACCGCTGCGGCATGGTCATCGATCTTTCGCACGTGGGCAACACGACGACGCTCGACGCCATCGAGCACTCGCTCGATCCCGTCGCGATCACCCACTCGAACCCCTCGACTCTCGCCGCGCACCCGCGGAACAAGCCGGACGAGGTGCTCGATGCGCTGCGGGATCGCGGCGGCATGATCGGTCTGTCCGTGTACCGCAACCTCGTCGGGGAGTACACGACGGCGCAGAAGTGGTCGGAGCTCGTGGCGTGGACGGTCGACCGCATGGGGATCGAGCACGTCGGGATCGGCACCGACTTCGACCAGACCGGTGGCATGCCGTATCTCGAGTGGATGCGCCAGGGCCGTTGGGCTCGCGAGATCCAGTACGGCGCCGGATCGAAGACGAACTCGGGGCCGCAGGAGGGATCCGGATGGTTCGACGACCCGACGCAGTTCCCGAACGCCGAGGCGTGCCTGCGGGATCGCGGGTTCGACGAGCGTGAGGTCGCGCTGATCATGGGCGAGAACTGGCTCGACTTCTACGGCAGAACGTTCAAGGAACTGTGA
- a CDS encoding gamma-glutamyltransferase family protein, whose protein sequence is MSAQPNSRGAIATSHHLATEAGAAVLEAGGNAVDAALAAAATLCVVYPNNVALGGDLVALVRSPDGEVRFLNATGTAPSGQSLDVLRERHGDTLPLRGIDTVTVPGGVRGWQALHEFAATRSWAEHLAPAIRLAEEGFPNSRSVAAALVEAEPSLAQDPGARDVFYPGGTPLAEGAELRQPALARSLRLLAERGADEFYAGELADRWIAGLAALGSRITRDDTVAYRPVWGAPLVGEFAGLRILTGPPNTSGFMLLRALNAVAAGIDDPLGAGAGALAAAFRASNAVRAAELADPAFGGLSGEELVALPDPIDPRAGAPKASGDTVGFSAISADGWAVSFVNSVYWDFGSHILEPESGIIFQNRGTSFSLDPASPNAFAPGKRPRHTLMPVLILDGHDVAWVPATMGGAAQPQIHTQLLLRSLAGATPHDATHAPRWIVNEDTGSGPVTVTAEADVPQIARDAIEAAGFSVEIVPRYTEDLGHSNLIRVVLDGYTAASDPRSDGSALVVGSG, encoded by the coding sequence GTGAGCGCCCAGCCCAACTCCCGCGGCGCCATCGCCACCTCGCACCACCTCGCGACCGAGGCGGGAGCAGCGGTGCTCGAGGCGGGCGGCAACGCCGTCGACGCGGCCCTCGCCGCCGCCGCGACACTCTGCGTCGTCTATCCCAACAACGTGGCGCTCGGCGGAGACCTGGTCGCCCTGGTGCGCAGCCCCGACGGCGAGGTCCGGTTCCTCAACGCGACCGGCACGGCACCGTCGGGTCAGTCGCTCGACGTACTGCGCGAGCGGCACGGCGACACCCTTCCGCTGCGGGGCATCGACACGGTCACGGTTCCCGGTGGCGTGCGCGGCTGGCAGGCGCTCCACGAGTTCGCGGCGACCCGCAGCTGGGCCGAGCATCTCGCACCCGCGATCCGACTGGCCGAGGAGGGATTCCCGAACTCGCGCTCCGTGGCCGCCGCACTCGTCGAGGCCGAGCCGTCGCTGGCGCAGGATCCCGGCGCGCGCGACGTCTTCTACCCCGGAGGCACCCCGCTCGCCGAGGGGGCCGAACTGCGCCAGCCCGCCCTCGCCCGGTCGCTCCGGCTGCTCGCGGAGCGCGGCGCCGACGAGTTCTACGCGGGTGAGTTGGCGGACCGGTGGATTGCTGGACTCGCCGCCCTCGGGTCGAGGATCACCCGCGACGACACCGTCGCCTACCGGCCGGTCTGGGGTGCGCCGCTGGTCGGCGAGTTCGCCGGCCTCCGGATCCTCACCGGGCCCCCGAACACCTCCGGATTCATGCTGCTGCGCGCGCTCAACGCCGTCGCGGCGGGCATCGACGACCCGCTGGGCGCGGGCGCCGGCGCGCTCGCCGCGGCCTTCCGCGCCAGCAACGCCGTGCGCGCCGCGGAGCTGGCGGATCCCGCCTTCGGCGGCCTGAGCGGTGAGGAGCTCGTGGCGCTGCCCGACCCGATCGACCCGCGCGCGGGAGCTCCGAAGGCCAGCGGCGACACCGTGGGGTTCAGCGCCATCAGTGCCGACGGCTGGGCCGTCTCCTTCGTGAACTCGGTCTACTGGGACTTCGGATCGCACATCCTGGAGCCCGAGTCGGGCATCATCTTCCAGAACCGCGGCACCTCGTTCTCGCTCGATCCGGCCTCGCCCAACGCATTCGCACCGGGCAAACGACCGAGGCACACGCTCATGCCCGTGCTGATCCTGGACGGCCATGACGTCGCCTGGGTGCCGGCAACGATGGGCGGCGCGGCGCAGCCGCAGATCCACACCCAGCTGCTGCTCCGCTCGCTCGCGGGAGCCACGCCGCACGACGCCACGCACGCGCCGCGGTGGATCGTGAACGAGGACACGGGGAGCGGACCGGTCACGGTGACCGCCGAGGCGGACGTGCCCCAGATTGCCCGGGACGCGATCGAGGCCGCGGGGTTCTCGGTCGAGATCGTGCCGCGGTACACCGAAGACCTCGGGCACTCGAACCTGATCCGCGTCGTGCTCGACGGCTACACGGCGGCGAGCGATCCCCGCTCCGACGGATCCGCGCTGGTGGTGGGCTCCGGCTAG
- a CDS encoding sulfite exporter TauE/SafE family protein encodes MNQTSRPGILPLALLGALTGMLSGLFGIGGGVILVPMLVLLLGFQQRLAAGTSVAAILPAAIVGGVTYAIQGHIDWIAVAALAVGIVIGAQIGSYLLSRVPTLFLRWMFMAFLVGVIISLWFVVAQRDDVIEMNVLVGALLVVTGLVTGILSGLLGVGGGVVVVPILMFFFGASDLVAKGTSLFVMIPGSISGTIGNSRRRNVDLRAAAILGIAASLLSPVGAIIATHIPPFWSNVAFSILLAIILVQMLVRTLRSGGKK; translated from the coding sequence ATGAACCAGACCTCCCGCCCGGGCATTCTCCCGCTCGCACTGCTCGGCGCTCTCACCGGCATGCTCTCCGGCCTCTTCGGCATCGGCGGCGGGGTGATCCTCGTGCCGATGCTGGTGCTCCTGCTGGGGTTCCAGCAGCGGCTCGCCGCGGGCACCTCGGTTGCGGCGATCCTGCCGGCCGCGATCGTCGGCGGCGTCACCTACGCGATCCAGGGGCACATCGACTGGATCGCCGTCGCGGCGCTCGCGGTCGGCATCGTGATCGGTGCGCAGATCGGCAGCTACCTGCTCTCGCGCGTGCCGACCCTCTTCCTGCGCTGGATGTTCATGGCGTTCCTCGTGGGTGTGATCATCAGCCTCTGGTTCGTGGTCGCGCAGCGCGACGACGTCATCGAGATGAACGTGCTCGTCGGCGCGCTGCTCGTGGTCACGGGGCTCGTCACGGGCATTCTCTCCGGCCTGCTCGGCGTCGGCGGCGGGGTGGTCGTGGTGCCGATCCTGATGTTCTTCTTCGGCGCGAGCGACCTGGTCGCGAAGGGTACGTCGCTGTTCGTGATGATCCCGGGATCCATCTCGGGCACGATCGGCAACTCGCGCCGGCGCAACGTCGATCTGCGGGCCGCTGCGATCCTCGGTATCGCGGCCAGCCTGCTGTCGCCGGTCGGCGCGATCATCGCCACGCACATCCCGCCGTTCTGGTCGAACGTCGCGTTCTCGATCCTGCTCGCCATCATCCTGGTGCAGATGCTGGTGCGCACCCTGCGCAGCGGCGGGAAGAAGTAG
- a CDS encoding HAD-IIA family hydrolase, which translates to METTQAQGRRAEIECWLTDMDGVLVHENRAIPGAAELLQHWRDEEIPYLVLTNNSIFTARDLSARLSASGIDVPEDRIWTSALATAAFLKQQKPGGSAFVLGEAGILTALHDAGYVMTETDPDFVVVGETRHYSFDAITKAIRLIIGGARFISTNPDATGPSPEGPLPATGSINALITNATGKKPYIVGKPNPMMFRSALNKIGAHSHNTGMIGDRMDTDIIAGMEAGLHTVLVMTGIADQAEIERFPFRPDEVLGSVAELL; encoded by the coding sequence ATGGAAACGACGCAGGCACAGGGCCGACGGGCCGAGATCGAATGCTGGCTGACCGACATGGACGGTGTGCTCGTGCACGAGAATCGGGCGATCCCGGGCGCCGCGGAGCTGCTGCAGCACTGGCGCGACGAGGAGATCCCCTACCTCGTGCTCACGAACAACTCGATCTTCACCGCGCGTGATCTCAGCGCGCGCCTCAGCGCCTCCGGCATCGACGTGCCCGAGGACCGGATCTGGACGAGCGCCCTGGCGACCGCGGCGTTCCTCAAGCAGCAGAAGCCCGGCGGCAGCGCGTTCGTGCTGGGCGAAGCCGGGATCCTGACCGCCCTGCACGACGCGGGGTACGTGATGACGGAGACGGACCCCGACTTCGTGGTCGTCGGCGAGACGCGGCACTACTCCTTCGACGCGATCACGAAGGCGATCCGGCTCATCATCGGCGGTGCGCGCTTCATCTCGACCAACCCCGATGCGACCGGCCCGAGCCCCGAGGGGCCGCTGCCGGCGACGGGATCGATCAACGCGCTGATCACCAACGCGACCGGCAAGAAGCCCTACATCGTGGGCAAGCCGAACCCGATGATGTTCCGATCGGCGCTCAACAAGATCGGGGCGCACTCGCACAACACCGGCATGATCGGGGACCGCATGGACACCGACATCATCGCCGGCATGGAGGCGGGCCTGCACACCGTGCTCGTGATGACCGGCATCGCCGACCAGGCCGAGATCGAACGGTTCCCGTTCCGCCCCGACGAGGTGCTGGGCTCGGTCGCCGAGCTGCTGTAA